Proteins encoded within one genomic window of Natator depressus isolate rNatDep1 chromosome 1, rNatDep2.hap1, whole genome shotgun sequence:
- the PMPCB gene encoding mitochondrial-processing peptidase subunit beta isoform X1: protein MAAAVLTAGSLAARGLLWAWPGRHLVRGSASANRSIQLGTSRFRSTKAAPQIVLNVPETKVCSLENGLRVASEDSGLSTCTVGLWIDAGSRYENEKNNGTAHFLEHMAFKGTKKRSQLDLELEIENMGAHLNAYTSREQTVYYAKAFSKDLPRAVEILADIIQNSTLGEAEIERERGVILREMQEVETNLQEVVFDYLHATAYQNTTLGRTILGPTENIKSINRNDLVEYITTHYKGPRIVLAAAGGVSHDELLDLANYHFGNLPSTQEGGMPALPPCRFTGSEIRIRDDKMPLAHIAIAVEAVGWSHPDTIPLMVANTLIGNWDRSFGGGVNLSSKLAQITCHGNLCHSFQSFNTCYTDTGLWGLYMVCEPSTVQDMMHFVQREWIRLCTSVTESEVSRATNLLKTNMLLQLDGSTPICEDIGRQMLCYNRRIPIPELEARIEAIDAQSIREICTKYIYDKCPAIAAVGPIEQLPDYNRIHSGMYWLRD from the exons ATGGCGGCGGCGGTGCTGACTGCAGGTTCTTTGGCGGCCCGAGGGCTCCTCTGGGCTTGGCCTGGCCGCCACCTGGTGCGGGGCTCGGCCTCGGCGAACCGG TCCATACAACTTGGGACAAGCAGATTCAGATCCACCAAGGCAGCACCGCAAATAGTCTTAAATGTTCCTGAGACTAAAGTGTGTTCTCTGGAAAATGGCCTGAGAGTAGCTTCTGAAGATTCTGGACTCTCAACATGCACA gtTGGTCTTTGGATTGATGCTGGAAGCAGGTATGAAAATGAGAAGAACAACGGAACGGCTCACTTTCTGGAGCATATGGCTTTCAAG GGGACAAAAAAGAGGTCTCAATTAGACCTGGAACTAGAGATTGAAAACATGGGCGCTCATCTTAATGCCTACACGTCCAGAGAACAAACTGTGTATTATGCAAAGGCTTTCTCAAAGGACTTGCCAAGAG CTGTGGAGATTCTTGCTGACATCATACAGAACAGTACACTGGGGGAAGCAGAGATCGAGCGGGAGCGAGGAGTTATCCTTCGAGAGATGCAGGAAGTTGAAACCAATTTGCAGGAAGTTGTCTTTGATTATCTTCATGCCACAGCCTATCAGAACACTACACTGGGACGGACAATATTAGGACCCACAGAAAACATCAA ATCCATAAATCGCAATGACTTGGTGGAGTACATAACAACACATTATAAAGGACCCAGAAtagtgctggctgctgctggag GAGTCTCTCATGATGAATTGCTTGATTTAGCAAATTATCATTTTGGTAACTTACCGTCTACTCAGGAAGGAGgaatgccagccctgcccccttgcaGATTCACAGGTAGTGAG ATTCGTATAAGAGATGACAAGATGCCTTTGGCACACATCGCAATAGCTGTCGAAGCAGTTGGCTGGTCTCACCCAGATACAATTCCCCTTATGGTAGCAAATACTCTGATAGGCAACTGGGATCGTTCCTTTGGAGGAGGCGTG AATTTATCCAGCAAGCTTGCCCAAATCACTTGCCATGGCAACCTGTGTCATAGCTTCCAGTCTTTCAACACCTGTTACACTGATACTGGACTGTGGGGGCTGTACATGGTTTGTGAACCATCCACTGTACAGGATATGATGCACTTCGTTCAGAGAGAGTG GATACGACTCTGCACAAGTGTTACTGAAAGTGAAGTATCTCGAGCCAcgaaccttttaaaaacaaatatgctGTTACAGCTTGATG GGTCCACCCCCATCTGCGAGGACATTGGAAGACAGATGTTGTGTTACAACCGTAGAATTCCAATTCCTGAACTTGAAGCAAGAATTGAG GCTATTGATGCCCAGAGCATAAGAGAGATTTGCACAAAGTACATTTATGATAAGTGCCCTGCCATCGCTGCTGTGG gtCCAATTGAACAACTTCCAGATTATAACAGAATCCATAGTGGCATGTACTGGCTACGTGATTAA
- the DNAJC2 gene encoding dnaJ homolog subfamily C member 2: protein MLRGAEDGQVTAVTRALSAASVLCQVEPVGRWFEAFIKRRNINVSASFQELEDEKELSEESGDEELQLEEFPMLKTLDPKDWKNQDHYAVLGLGHIRYRAAQKQIKAAHKAMVLKHHPDKRKAAGEQIGEGDNDYFTCITKAYEILSDPVKRRAFNSIDPTFDNSVPSKSEAKENFFEVFSPVFERNARWSNKKNVPKLGDMNSSFEDVDAFYSFWYNFDSWREFSYLDEEEKEKAECRDERRWIEKQNRAARALRKKEEMNRIRTLVDTAYSCDPRIKKFKEEEKAKKEAEKKAKVEAKRKEQEAKERQRQAELEAARLAKEKEEEEVRQQALLAKKEKDIQKKAIKKERQKLRTTCKNWNYFSDNEAECVKMMEEVEKLCDRLELASLQCLNEALTSTTREGGKAAVEKQIEEINEQIKREREEAEARLRQAMKSSERSTSGGGGGSKNWSEDDLQLLIKAVNLFPAGTNSRWEVIANYMNLHSTTGIKRTAKDVINKAKSLQKLDPHQKDDINKKAFDKFKKEHGVVPQTESAAPSERFEGLVTDSAPWTTEEQKLLEQALKTYPVNTPERWEKIAAAVPGRSKKDCMKRYKELVEMVKAKKAAQEQVLNAAKAKK, encoded by the exons ATGCTGAGGGGGGCAGAGGACGGGCAGGTCACCGCAGTCACCAGAGCCCTGTCCGCGG CTTCTGTGCTCTGTCAAGTTGAACCTGTGGGAAGATGGTTTGAAGCATTTATTAAGAGGCGAAACATAAATGTTTCTGCCTCTTTCCAGGAACTGGAGGATGAAAAAGAGCTCTCTGAAGAGTCAGGGGATGAAGAATTGCAGCTTGAGGAATTTCCTATGTTAAAAACACTTGATCCAAAGGACTGGAAG AATCAGGATCACTATGCAGTTCTTGGACTGGGACACATAAGATACAGGGCCGCTCAGAAACAAATCAAAGCAGCCC ATAAAGCCATGGTTTTGAAACATCATCCAGACAAGCGAAAAGCTGCAGGGGAGCAGATAGGTGAAGGTGACAATGACTATTTTACCTGTATAACTAAAG CTTATGAAATTTTGTCTGATCCTGTGAAGAGACGAGCATTTAACAGCATAGATCCTACTTTTGATAACTCTGTACCTTCTAAAAGTGAAGCAAAGGAAAATTTCTTTGAAGTGTTTTCACCAGTTTTTGAAAGGAATGCCAG ATGGTCAAATAAGAAAAACGTTCCTAAACTGGGGGACATGAACTCTTCATTTGAAGATGTGGATGCATTTTATTCATTCTG GTATAATTTTGATTCTTGGAGAGAGTTTTCTTATTTagatgaagaagaaaaagaaaaagcagaatg TCGAGATGAGAGGAGGTGGATAGAAAAACAGAACAGAGCAGCCAGAGCACTGAGGAAAAAAGAAGAGATGAACAGGATAAGGACATTAGTTG ACACTGCATACAGCTGTGATCCTAGAATAAAGAAAttcaaggaagaagaaaaggcaaagaaagaagcagaaaagaaagcaaaggtAGAAGCAAAACGAAAAGAACAGGAAGCCAAAGAAAGA CAAAGACAAGCAGAATTAGAAGCAGCACGGTTGGctaaagagaaggaagaggaagaagttaGACAGCAAGCATTgctggcaaaaaaagaaaaagatatacAGAAAAAAGCAATTAAGAAGGAAAGGCAAAAATTGAGAACAACATGCAAG AACTGGAATTACTTTTCTGATAATGAGGCAGAGTGTGTTAAAATGATGGAAGAGGTGGAAAAGCTTTGTGATCGTCTTGAACTGGCAAG CCTGCAATGCTTGAATGAAGCACTTACATCCACGACAAGGGAAGGAGGAAAGGCTGCTGTAGAAAAACAG ATAGAAGAAATAAATGAACAGATCAAGCGAGAAAGAGAAGAAGCAGAGGCTCGTTTGCGCCAAGCGATGAAGAGTTCAGAGAGGTCAACAAGTGGTGGTGGAGGTGGAAGTAAAAACTGGTCAGAAGATGACTTACAGTTATTGATTAAAGCTGTGAACCTCTTCCCCGCTGGGACTAACTCAAG GTGGGAAGTTATTGCCAATTATATGAACTTGCATTCTACTACTGGAATAAAACGAACAGCAAAAGATGTCATCAATAAAGCAAAGAGCCTCCAGAAACTTG ACCCTCATCAAAAGGACGACATAAACAAGAAAGCTTTTGATAAGTTTAAAAAAGAGCATGGAGTGGTACCTCAGACAGAGAGTGCTGCACCGTCAGAGCGATTTGAAG GACTAGTCACAGATTCAGCCCCTTGGACTACAGAAGAGCAAAAACTTTTAGAACAGGCTTTGAAGACATATCCAGTAAATACTCCTGAAAGATGGGAAAAAATAGCAGCTGCTGTCCCAGGACGGTCAAAAAAAGACTGCATGAAGCGCTACAAG GAACTTGTTGAAATGGTTAAAGCAAAGAAAGCTGCCCAAGAACAAGTGTTGAATGCTGCTAAAGCAAAGAAATGA
- the PMPCB gene encoding mitochondrial-processing peptidase subunit beta isoform X2, giving the protein MLALLGLVQSIQLGTSRFRSTKAAPQIVLNVPETKVCSLENGLRVASEDSGLSTCTVGLWIDAGSRYENEKNNGTAHFLEHMAFKGTKKRSQLDLELEIENMGAHLNAYTSREQTVYYAKAFSKDLPRAVEILADIIQNSTLGEAEIERERGVILREMQEVETNLQEVVFDYLHATAYQNTTLGRTILGPTENIKSINRNDLVEYITTHYKGPRIVLAAAGGVSHDELLDLANYHFGNLPSTQEGGMPALPPCRFTGSEIRIRDDKMPLAHIAIAVEAVGWSHPDTIPLMVANTLIGNWDRSFGGGVNLSSKLAQITCHGNLCHSFQSFNTCYTDTGLWGLYMVCEPSTVQDMMHFVQREWIRLCTSVTESEVSRATNLLKTNMLLQLDGSTPICEDIGRQMLCYNRRIPIPELEARIEAIDAQSIREICTKYIYDKCPAIAAVGPIEQLPDYNRIHSGMYWLRD; this is encoded by the exons ATGTTGGCCCTTCTGGGACTAGTTCAG TCCATACAACTTGGGACAAGCAGATTCAGATCCACCAAGGCAGCACCGCAAATAGTCTTAAATGTTCCTGAGACTAAAGTGTGTTCTCTGGAAAATGGCCTGAGAGTAGCTTCTGAAGATTCTGGACTCTCAACATGCACA gtTGGTCTTTGGATTGATGCTGGAAGCAGGTATGAAAATGAGAAGAACAACGGAACGGCTCACTTTCTGGAGCATATGGCTTTCAAG GGGACAAAAAAGAGGTCTCAATTAGACCTGGAACTAGAGATTGAAAACATGGGCGCTCATCTTAATGCCTACACGTCCAGAGAACAAACTGTGTATTATGCAAAGGCTTTCTCAAAGGACTTGCCAAGAG CTGTGGAGATTCTTGCTGACATCATACAGAACAGTACACTGGGGGAAGCAGAGATCGAGCGGGAGCGAGGAGTTATCCTTCGAGAGATGCAGGAAGTTGAAACCAATTTGCAGGAAGTTGTCTTTGATTATCTTCATGCCACAGCCTATCAGAACACTACACTGGGACGGACAATATTAGGACCCACAGAAAACATCAA ATCCATAAATCGCAATGACTTGGTGGAGTACATAACAACACATTATAAAGGACCCAGAAtagtgctggctgctgctggag GAGTCTCTCATGATGAATTGCTTGATTTAGCAAATTATCATTTTGGTAACTTACCGTCTACTCAGGAAGGAGgaatgccagccctgcccccttgcaGATTCACAGGTAGTGAG ATTCGTATAAGAGATGACAAGATGCCTTTGGCACACATCGCAATAGCTGTCGAAGCAGTTGGCTGGTCTCACCCAGATACAATTCCCCTTATGGTAGCAAATACTCTGATAGGCAACTGGGATCGTTCCTTTGGAGGAGGCGTG AATTTATCCAGCAAGCTTGCCCAAATCACTTGCCATGGCAACCTGTGTCATAGCTTCCAGTCTTTCAACACCTGTTACACTGATACTGGACTGTGGGGGCTGTACATGGTTTGTGAACCATCCACTGTACAGGATATGATGCACTTCGTTCAGAGAGAGTG GATACGACTCTGCACAAGTGTTACTGAAAGTGAAGTATCTCGAGCCAcgaaccttttaaaaacaaatatgctGTTACAGCTTGATG GGTCCACCCCCATCTGCGAGGACATTGGAAGACAGATGTTGTGTTACAACCGTAGAATTCCAATTCCTGAACTTGAAGCAAGAATTGAG GCTATTGATGCCCAGAGCATAAGAGAGATTTGCACAAAGTACATTTATGATAAGTGCCCTGCCATCGCTGCTGTGG gtCCAATTGAACAACTTCCAGATTATAACAGAATCCATAGTGGCATGTACTGGCTACGTGATTAA